Part of the Candidatus Hydrogenedentota bacterium genome, AGCCAGTTCATGAACAGGGCCTTTTGGTCTTCGTCGCGCAACGCAGCACCTCGTTCCAAATGTATTGGTAACCCGAATCGGAGTTTACTTACAAAGAGTATCCCGCAGACGAACAAAAGCGGGCGGGCGGATGTCATCGTAACCAGAGTGTAGGCTCAGGTTGCAGTTGTTCGCTATACTCAGCCCCGAGCGAGGCGGCGATATGCACGAGGCGGGTCGAATCCAATGAACGTGGGCATTGTTCGAGAGGTGTGGCGTTACCCGGTGAAGTCGATGGGTGGCGAGAGGATGGAAGCGTGCGAAGTCACGCAAAGCGGATTGGCCGGTGATAGGGGATGGGCGTTGCGGGATGAGGCATCGCGGGAGATTCGCGGGGGGAAGAAATGGCCGGCGCTGATGCAGTGCCAGGCAGGGTACGTCGGGGGAGGGACAGACACCGAAGCGGTGATGGTCTCCGTTGTGGAAGGCGTTGTGGAAGGGACAGACACCGAGTTTCGCTCCGCCGAGCCTCCGCAAAAGTCGGTGTCAGTCCCCGTGCCCGCAGAGCCTTCGCAGAAGTCGGTGTCAGTCCCCGTGCCCGCCGAGCCTCCGCGAAAGTCGGTGTCAGTCCCCGTGCCCGCAGAGCCTTCGCAAAAGTCGGCGTCAGTCCCCATGAGTAATCATGTTTCGATTCGCTTTCCGGATGGGTCGGTGATCGCCAGCGATGATGCAAACGCGAATGACCGTCTGTCGGAGTTTCTCGGTGCGCGGGTGTCATTGTGGCCGGTGCAGCCTGCGAGCGATAAGGCGCATTACCGGCGCAGACAGCCGGGCGCGTCGGTTGTGGGATGGATGGGCAGGTCGAAGACGTTCCGGCGCGTGTTGCAGGCGGTCGCGCCGTATACGCCGCTGAACGCGCAGTTGCGCGGTGAGTTCAGCCGGGAAGCGGACGAACCGATTCCGGACTTGGCCGAATTGCCCGGCGAACTCTTCGAGTTTGCAACGCCGCCGGGGACGTATTTCGACGCGTTTCCGATTCACCTGCTGACGACGGCGTCACTCGATGCGATGAGGAAGGTGAACCCGGAAGCGGCGTGGGACGCCCGCCGGTTCCGTCCGAATTTATTGATCGAGACCGCGCCGGGGATTGAGGGGCTTGTCGAGCGTGAGTGGGGCGGCCGCACGATTCGTATCGGCGGCGTCGAGTTGCAGTGCACAATTCCGACGGTGCGTTGCGGGATGACGATGCACGCGCAGGACGGGTTGCCGAAGGACCCGTCGATATTGCGATCGATCGTCCGCGATGCCGCGCAGAATTTCGGCATCTACGCGACGGTTGTTGACGGGGGTAGGGTGCAAGTGGGTGATAGTGTGGAGATCATTTCCTGAGGGATCAAAGCAGAGCTTTTCAAGAGCGCGTTACCAATTGGAAATTTGGTAACGAGAATGTAGGTGGAAACTTGGTAACGCACGAGCACGATAGAGCGGTCACGCCGTCCGTTTCGATTGAA contains:
- a CDS encoding MOSC domain-containing protein, which codes for MNVGIVREVWRYPVKSMGGERMEACEVTQSGLAGDRGWALRDEASREIRGGKKWPALMQCQAGYVGGGTDTEAVMVSVVEGVVEGTDTEFRSAEPPQKSVSVPVPAEPSQKSVSVPVPAEPPRKSVSVPVPAEPSQKSASVPMSNHVSIRFPDGSVIASDDANANDRLSEFLGARVSLWPVQPASDKAHYRRRQPGASVVGWMGRSKTFRRVLQAVAPYTPLNAQLRGEFSREADEPIPDLAELPGELFEFATPPGTYFDAFPIHLLTTASLDAMRKVNPEAAWDARRFRPNLLIETAPGIEGLVEREWGGRTIRIGGVELQCTIPTVRCGMTMHAQDGLPKDPSILRSIVRDAAQNFGIYATVVDGGRVQVGDSVEIIS